A genomic segment from Nicotiana sylvestris chromosome 1, ASM39365v2, whole genome shotgun sequence encodes:
- the LOC104239340 gene encoding superoxide dismutase [Cu-Zn]: protein MVKAVAVLSSSEGVSGTIFFTQDGDAPTTVTGNVSGLKPGLHGFHVHALGDTTNGCMSTGPHYNPAGKEHGAPEDEVRHAGDLGNITVGEDGTASFTITDKQIPLAGPQSIIGRAVVVHADPDDLGKGGHELSKATGNAGGRVACGIIGLQG, encoded by the exons ATGGTGAAGGCCGTTGCTGTCCTTAGTAGCAGTGAAGGTGTTAGCGGCACCATCTTCTTCACTCAAGATGGAGACG CACCAACCACAGTTACTGGAAATGTCTCTGGCCTAAAACCCGGACTTCATGGCTTCCATGTCCACGCCCTTGGTGATACCACAAACGGCTGCATGTCAACGG GACCACATTACAATCCTGCTGGTAAGGAGCATGGTGCTCCTGAAGATGAGGTGCGTCATGCTGGTGATCTTGGTAACATCACAGTTGGGGAAGATG GTACTGCATCTTTTACCATTACCGACAAGCAG ATTCCTCTTGCTGGTCCACAATCCATCATTGGAAGAGCTGTGGTTGTTCACGCTGATCCTGATGATCTTGGAAAGG GAGGACACGAGCTCAGTAAAGCTACTGGAAATGCTGGTGGAAGGGTTGCTTGTG GTATCATCGGCCTCCAGGGTTAA